AGGTTATTTGAAGCATGCGAAATCATTCATACAGGATGCGACCGGGCTTGGATGTTCAACACAGCGCGATTCTAGGAACTCGATTCTTCGGTCTGAACGCCCATCGTTTTTTTCCAGGAGTTTTTTCGCAGCCCGCTTTTCCAGAGACAGGCAGCCGCTGACCACCGCGGTTTTGCGTTGGTGCAGATCAAAGATCATGATAGGTTTGTTTCCACCGGGAGAACCGCGGTGAGCCTGGCGCCTTGCCCCGGTTCACTCATCAGGGAAAAGCGCCCTCCGTGCAATCGCACCCGTTCTTCCATATTGCGCAAGCCATGATGCGCGCTGCCGCTCGTCGCCTTGGCTGCGGCCGTGTTAAATCCACAGCCGTCATCTTCTATGGTGAGTGAGACCTGTCCGGCCTGGTTTTCAACATGTATCCGCACCCGTCTGGCTTTCGCGTGCTTGAAAATATTGGTCAGGGCTTCCTGGGTTACGCGAAACAGAACGGTCTCTACGCTCGATCCCTTGATCGGATCGAGGCCGTTTGCGCTGAAAGAGACATCGAGGTTCCATTTATCTTGATATTTTCTCAGTTGGTCCTGTATCGCGACCTCCAGGCCAAAGTCATCGAGAATGGACGGACGTAAATCGTAGCAGATGTTCTGCGCCAGAGTGATCAACTCCTTGATCGTCGTCTCTGCGTTGATCAGGGCTGCCGGCGGGTCGCCCTGACCGGCAAAGCTGTTCACTACCGCGGCCAATTCATACTGCAGGGCGGTCAAATGCTGCCCCAGCGAATCATGGATATCCCGCGCGATGCGGCGACGCTCCTTCTCCTGGATTTCCGCCATACGCAAGGACATGTTGCGCAGGTCATCGTACATCGCCACCTGCTCGGTGACATCGATGTTCACGCCCACCAAACCGATCAACTGATCGTCTTCGGTTAGAACCGGACTCAGGGTGGCGATATAAGACAAAGTATTCCTATCCCGAACAAAGGAAAAGGAGGTCTGCGCCGTGGTCCGGGTTTTAACCACTTGAGCGGCCAAATCCTTCAGGCGTTGAGCCGGCCCGGGATCCTTTATCACCTCCTCGATCGTGCGGCCGAAACAGGAACCCCACACCTCGTGAAAAGCGGCGTTGGCCTCGCCGTATCGCCCGTTGAGGTCGAGGCTGTAAACCTCATAGCGAATGGCGCTGAACAGCGTGCGATAGCGCGCCTCGCTGATGCGCAATTTTTCTTCCATTCGTTTCCGCTCGGTAATGTCGCGGCACTGGCAGACCGCACCGATGA
The DNA window shown above is from bacterium and carries:
- a CDS encoding PAS domain-containing protein, which gives rise to ETEPALGWAYASFLQSLADDPSMDGAELAQAIVDSYIEQDGRIIGAVCQCRDITERKRMEEKLRISEARYRTLFSAIRYEVYSLDLNGRYGEANAAFHEVWGSCFGRTIEEVIKDPGPAQRLKDLAAQVVKTRTTAQTSFSFVRDRNTLSYIATLSPVLTEDDQLIGLVGVNIDVTEQVAMYDDLRNMSLRMAEIQEKERRRIARDIHDSLGQHLTALQYELAAVVNSFAGQGDPPAALINAETTIKELITLAQNICYDLRPSILDDFGLEVAIQDQLRKYQDKWNLDVSFSANGLDPIKGSSVETVLFRVTQEALTNIFKHAKARRVRIHVENQAGQVSLTIEDDGCGFNTAAAKATSGSAHHGLRNMEERVRLHGGRFSLMSEPGQGARLTAVLPVETNLS